A single window of Papio anubis isolate 15944 chromosome 8, Panubis1.0, whole genome shotgun sequence DNA harbors:
- the POLR3D gene encoding DNA-directed RNA polymerase III subunit RPC4: MSEGNAAGEPSTPGGPRPLLTGARGLIGRRPAPPLTPGRLPSIRSRDLTLGGVKKKTFTPNIISRKIKEEPKEEVTVKKEKRERDRDRQREGHGRGRGRPEVIQSHSIFEQGPAEMMKKKGNWDKTVDVSDMGPSHIINIKKEKRETDEETKQILRMLEKDDFLDDPGLRNDTRNMPVQLPLAHSGWLFKEENDEPDVKPWLTGPKEEDMEVDVPAVKVKEEPRDEEEAKMKAPPKAARKTPGLPKDVSVAELLRELSLTKEEELLFLQLPDTLPGQPPTQDIKPIKTEVQGEDGQMMLIKQEKDREAKLAENACTLADLTEGQVGKLLIRKSGRVQLLLGKVTLDVTMGTACSFLQELVSVGLGDSRTGEMTVLGHVKHKLVCSPDFESLLDHKHR; the protein is encoded by the exons ATGTCGGAAGGAAACGCCGCCGGCGagcccagcactccgggagggcCCCGACCCCTCCTGACTGGGGCCCGGGGGCTCATCGGGCGGCGGCCGGCGCCTCCCCTCACTCCCGGCCGCCTTCCCTCCATCCGTTCCAGGGACCTCACCCTCGGGGGAGTCAAGAAG AAAACCTTCACCCCAAATATCATCAGTCGGAAGATCAAGGAAGA GCCCAAGGAAGAAGTAACTGTCAAGAAGGAGAAGCGTGAAAGGGACAGAGACCGACAGCGAGAGGGGCATGGACGAGGACGAGGCCGCCCAGAAGTGATCCAGTCTCACTCCATCTTTGAGCAGGGCCCAGCcgaaatgatgaagaaaaaag GGAACTGGGATAAGACAGTGGATGTATCAGACATGGGACCTTCTCACATCATCAAcatcaaaaaagagaagagagagacagacgaAGAAACTAAACAGATCTTGCGCATGCTGGAGAAGGACGAT TTCCTCGATGACCCCGGGCTGAGGAACGACACTCGAAATATGCCTGTGCAGCTGCCGCTGGCTCACTCGGGGTGgctttttaaggaagaaaatgatgaacCAGATGTTAAACCTTGGCTGACTGGCCCCAAGGAAGAAGACATGGAGGTGGACGTACCTGCTGTGAAAG TGAAAGAGGAGCCACGAGATGAGGAAGAGGCCAAGATGAAGGCTCCTCCCAAAGCAGCCAGGAAGACcccaggcctcccaaaggatGTATCCGTGGCAGAGCTGCTCAGGGAGCTGAGCCTCACCAAGGAGGAGGAACTGCTGTTTCTGCAGCTGCCAGACACCCTCCCTGGCCAGCCGCCCACCCAGGACATCAAGCCCATCAAGACAGAGGTGCAGGGTGAGGATGGACAGATGATGCTCATCAAGCAGGAGAAAGACCGG GAAGCCAAGCTGGCAGAGAATGCTTGTACCCTGGCTGACCTGACAGAGGGTCAGGTTGGCAAGCTACTCATCCGCAAGTCTGGAAGGGTGCAACTCCTCCTGGGCAAGGTGACTCTGGATGTGACCATGGGAACAGCCTGCTCCTTCTTGCAG GAGCTGGTGTCCGTGGGCCTTGGAGACAGTAGGACAGGGGAGATGACAGTCCTGGGACACGTGAAGCACAAACTTGTATGTTCCCCCGATTTTGAATCCCTCTTGGATCACAAACACCGGTAA